One Cygnus atratus isolate AKBS03 ecotype Queensland, Australia chromosome 6, CAtr_DNAZoo_HiC_assembly, whole genome shotgun sequence DNA segment encodes these proteins:
- the IFT70B gene encoding tetratricopeptide repeat protein 30B — protein sequence MEAAVSDGQYTAVVYGLIRGGRCAEAAALLSRELQRGCRSRGGLSLLGYCHYQLQDFAAAAECYEQLSALHPELDAYRLYRAQALHKAGLYGDALRAAGPLLERPAYQGRALRLQAAVRYAQGDLAAAESLVEEALAAATEGGGPGAAQDPSERADAEVNLGCLLYRQGRHEEASVKFAGAMQVLGCCPELSYNMALCCYAAKQYAPALKHISDIIERGIHQHPELSVGMSTEGIDVRSVGNTLLLHRTALVEAFNLKAAIEYQLHNLKAAQEALTDMPPRAEEELDPVTLHNQALMNMDSQPTEGFEKLQFLLLQNPCPPETFGNLLLLYCKHQYYDLAADVLAENAHLTYKLLTPYLYNFLDAIITCQTAPEEAFHKLDDSAGMLTEQLRKLTKQVQEARQNWDDEAVKKAVNEYDETLDKYIPVLMAQAKIYWDMKNYTMVEKIFRKSVEFCNEYEVWKLNVAHVLFMQENKYKEAISFYEPIVKKHYDNILHVSAIVLANLCVSYILTSQNEDAEELMRKIEKGEEQLSYGDPEKNTYHLCIVNLVIGTLYCVKGNYDFGISRVIKSLEPYNKKLSTDTWYYAKRCFLSLLENMSKHMIMLRDSVIQECIQFLKQCELYGRNIPAVIEQPLEDKRMHSGKNTVTYEARLLRALMYKIVGWTL from the coding sequence ATGGAGGCGGCGGTGTCGGACGGGCAGTACACGGCCGTGGTGTACGGGCTGATCCGCGGCGGGCGCTgcgcggaggcggcggcgctgcTGAGCCGCgagctgcagaggggctgccGCTCGCGAGGCGGCCTCTCGCTGCTGGGCTACTGCCACTACCAGCTGCAGGACTTCGCGGCGGCGGCAGAGTGCTACGAGCAGCTCTCGGCGCTGCACCCCGAGCTCGACGCCTACCGCCTGTACCGGGCGCAGGCCCTGCACAAGGCCGGGCTCTACGGCGACGCCCTGCGTGCCGCTGGGCCGCTGCTGGAGCGGCCAGCCTACCAGGGCCGCGCGCTGCGCCTGCAGGCCGCCGTCCGCTACGCGCAGGGCGACCTGGCCGCGGCCGAGAGCCTGGTGGAGGAGGCGCTGGCCGCAGCCACCGAGGGCGGTGGTCCCGGGGCAGCCCAGGACCCCTCGGAGCGGGCCGATGCCGAGGTGAACCTGGGCTGCCTGCTGTACCGGCAGGGCCGGCACGAGGAGGCCAGCGTGAAGTTCGCCGGCGCCATgcaggtgctgggctgctgtCCCGAGCTGTCCTACAACATGGCGCTGTGCTGCTACGCCGCCAAGCAGTATGCCCCCGCCCTCAAGCACATCTCCGACATAATAGAGCGCGGCATCCACCAGCACCCCGAGCTCAGCGTGGGCATGAGCACTGAGGGTATCGACGTCCGTAGCGTGGGCAACACGCTGCTCCTGCACCGCACGGCCCTTGTGGAGGCCTTCAACCTCAAGGCTGCCATCGAGTACCAGCTGCACAACCTGAAGGCGGCCCAGGAGGCGCTCACAGACATGCCGCCCCGGGCGGAGGAGGAGCTGGACCCGGTCACGCTGCACAACCAAGCGCTGATGAACATGGACAGCCAGCCCACCGAAGGGTTTGAAAAACTGCAgtttctcctgctgcagaacCCCTGTCCGCCAGAAACTTTTGGAAACTTGCTGCTCCTCTACTGCAAGCATCAGTACTATGACCTGGCGGCTGATGTGTTGGCAGAGAATGCCCATTTGACCTACAAACTGCTCACGCCTTACTTGTACAATTTCCTGGATGCCATTATTACTTGTCAGACTGCCCCCGAGGAGGCTTTCCACAAGCTAGATGACTCAGCAGGGATGCTGACCGAGCAGCTGAGAAAACTCACGAAGCAGGTACAGGAAGCTAGGCAAAACTGGGATGATGAAGCTGTAAAAAAGGCCGTTAATGAGTACGATGAGACTCTGGACAAATATATACCTGTCTTGATGGCCCAGGCAAAGATTTACTGGGACATGAAGAACTACACAATGGTAGAAAAGATATTCCGCAAATCGGTAGAGTTCTGTAATGAATATGAGGTATGGAAGCTCAACGTGGCTCATGTGCTCTTCATGCAAGAAAACAAGTATAAAGAGGCTATTAGCTTCTATGAGCCGATAGTTAAAAAGCACTATGACAACATTCTCCACGTTAGTGCCATTGTGTTGGCTAATCTCTGTGTTTCCTACATCCTCACAAGTCAGAACGAAGACGCCGAGGAACTGATGAGGAAGATTGAGAAGGGGGAAGAACAACTGTCCTATGGTGATCCTGAGAAAAACACCTACCATCTCTGCATTGTCAATCTAGTCATTGGTACCCTTTACTGCGTGAAAGGAAACTACGACTTCGGGATTTCAAGGGTCATTAAAAGCCTGGAGCCGTATAACAAAAAACTAAGCACCGATACGTGGTATTATGCCAAAAGGTGTttcctgtccctgctggagAATATGTCCAAGCACATGATCATGCTACGTGACAGCGTTATTCAAGAGTGCATTCAGTTTCTGAAGCAATGTGAACTGTATGGAAGAAACATCCCAGCTGTCATTGAGCAGCCACTCGAAGATAAGAGGATGCACAGTGGGAAAAATACAGTTACGTATGAAGCCAGGCTTTTGAGGGCACTGATGTATAAGATTGTTGGATGGACTCTGTAA